A window from Microbacterium ginsengiterrae encodes these proteins:
- a CDS encoding L-aspartate oxidase gives MTARERQISTTVLVIGTGGSGLRAAIEVAEHGVDVLAVGKRPRNDAHTSLAAGGINAALGTMDVDDTWQQHAADTIKESYFLANPHTVEVVTRGAERGIRDLERWGMDFAREDDGRISQRFFGAHTFRRTAFAGDYTGLEIQRTLVQRAEQLDVPILDGVYITRLLVRDNVVFGAYGFDQADGTRYLIHADAVILAAGGHNRIWRRTSSRRDENTGDSFRLAVDAGARLRDPELVQFHPSGIIEPENAAGTLISEAARGEGGILRNALGERFMAKYDPERMELSTRDRVALAAYTEIAEGRGTENGGVWLDVSHLPRETIMTRLPRVYQTMMELQMRDITTDPIEIAPTAHYSMGGVWVRPEDHGTDVDGLYAIGEASSGLHGANRLGGNSLIELLVYGRIVGQAAMAYAGARDAQHRSADAVTAARAEIDDLLNADGRENVRALQRSIRDTMTAHAGVVRSEEGLRAGLEELASIEDRMTDVGIHPDIAGFQDLAHAFDLKASALAARATLEAARERRETRGCHNRSDFPHEDPTLRVNLVWSPATGVTREEIPPVPDEISALIRDVSSDGKLVE, from the coding sequence ATGACTGCTCGCGAACGCCAGATCTCCACGACCGTCCTCGTCATCGGAACGGGTGGCTCCGGCCTGCGCGCGGCGATCGAGGTCGCCGAGCACGGCGTCGACGTGCTCGCCGTCGGCAAGCGACCGCGCAACGATGCGCACACCTCGTTGGCCGCAGGAGGCATCAACGCGGCGCTCGGGACCATGGACGTCGATGACACGTGGCAGCAGCACGCCGCCGACACGATCAAGGAGAGTTACTTCCTCGCCAACCCGCACACGGTCGAGGTCGTCACCCGGGGTGCGGAACGCGGCATCCGTGATCTCGAACGCTGGGGCATGGACTTCGCACGCGAGGACGACGGACGCATCTCGCAGCGCTTCTTCGGAGCGCACACCTTCCGCCGCACCGCCTTCGCCGGCGACTACACGGGACTCGAGATCCAGCGCACCCTCGTGCAACGGGCCGAACAACTGGACGTGCCCATCCTCGACGGCGTCTACATCACGCGCCTCCTCGTGCGCGACAACGTCGTCTTCGGCGCGTACGGCTTCGACCAGGCCGACGGCACCCGGTACCTGATCCATGCGGATGCCGTCATCCTCGCCGCCGGCGGGCACAACCGCATCTGGCGCCGCACCTCATCGCGCCGCGACGAGAACACCGGCGACTCGTTCCGCCTCGCCGTCGACGCCGGCGCCCGCCTGCGCGACCCCGAGCTCGTGCAGTTCCACCCCTCCGGGATCATCGAACCCGAGAATGCGGCCGGAACCCTCATCTCCGAAGCGGCGCGCGGCGAGGGCGGCATCCTGCGCAACGCCCTCGGCGAGCGCTTCATGGCGAAGTACGACCCTGAGCGGATGGAGCTGTCCACCCGCGACCGCGTCGCGCTGGCCGCGTACACGGAGATCGCCGAGGGCCGCGGCACGGAGAACGGCGGAGTGTGGCTCGACGTCTCTCATCTGCCGCGCGAGACGATCATGACCCGCCTGCCGCGCGTCTACCAGACCATGATGGAGCTGCAGATGCGCGACATCACCACGGACCCGATCGAGATCGCCCCGACAGCGCACTACTCCATGGGCGGCGTCTGGGTGCGGCCGGAAGACCACGGCACCGATGTCGACGGACTCTACGCGATCGGCGAGGCCTCCAGCGGGCTGCACGGCGCGAACCGCCTCGGCGGCAACTCCCTCATCGAGCTGCTCGTGTACGGGCGGATCGTCGGACAGGCGGCGATGGCCTACGCCGGGGCCCGCGACGCGCAGCATCGATCGGCGGATGCCGTGACCGCCGCCCGCGCCGAGATCGACGACCTCCTCAACGCAGACGGGCGTGAGAACGTGCGTGCACTGCAGCGCAGCATCCGCGACACGATGACCGCGCACGCCGGCGTCGTCCGGTCCGAGGAGGGCCTTCGTGCCGGACTCGAGGAGCTCGCGTCGATCGAGGACCGGATGACCGACGTCGGCATCCACCCCGACATCGCCGGCTTCCAGGATCTCGCGCACGCGTTCGACCTCAAAGCGTCCGCCCTCGCCGCTCGCGCCACTCTCGAGGCCGCGCGGGAGCGTCGCGAGACCCGCGGATGCCACAACCGAAGCGACTTTCCGCATGAGGACCCCACCCTCCGCGTCAACCTCGTGTGGTCGCCGGCCACAGGGGTGACGCGGGAGGAGATCCCGCCGGTGCCCGACGAGATCTCCGCACTCATCCGCGACGTCTCCAGCGACGGCAAGCTCGTCGAGTAG
- a CDS encoding LysR family transcriptional regulator produces the protein MNLEQLRGFVAVAELGHFTRASETLHLAQPSLSRQISTLEQELGAELFHRARGNITLTAAGETLLPRARRMLTDAEAIRTEMAELAGLQRGRVRLGATPTLCISLVAEVLRSFRSVYPGVELQLVEGGSNLLIEQLAAGTVDMALVTMTDSRPVTGTALSRTALLTEELVVVSSAAEPMIVTPTIDLRGLAGLPLVALAESYDLRDATDAAFRAAGLTPSPVVEGAEMDAVLRFVERGIGVAVVPATVPVDRPSLRATRLTDPQLERTIVIAHRNDVNPTRAAAAMRTVIARTARELAARSPETLHLVDEQAVISPPAP, from the coding sequence ATGAACCTGGAGCAATTGCGGGGATTCGTCGCCGTCGCGGAGCTCGGGCACTTCACCCGCGCGTCGGAGACCCTTCATCTTGCGCAGCCATCACTGAGTCGCCAGATCTCGACGCTCGAGCAGGAGCTGGGCGCAGAACTGTTCCACCGTGCCCGCGGCAACATCACCCTCACGGCGGCGGGCGAGACCTTACTCCCGCGGGCGCGGCGCATGCTGACGGATGCCGAGGCGATCAGGACCGAGATGGCAGAGCTCGCCGGGCTGCAGCGCGGGCGGGTCAGGCTCGGGGCGACCCCGACGTTGTGCATCAGCCTCGTCGCCGAGGTGCTGCGGTCGTTCCGCTCCGTCTACCCGGGTGTCGAGCTGCAGCTCGTCGAGGGCGGCTCGAATCTGCTGATCGAGCAGCTCGCCGCGGGGACGGTCGACATGGCGCTGGTCACGATGACTGATTCGCGTCCCGTCACCGGCACAGCGCTCTCTCGCACCGCGCTGCTGACCGAGGAGCTCGTCGTCGTCTCCTCCGCGGCCGAGCCGATGATCGTCACGCCGACGATCGATCTGCGCGGCCTCGCCGGGTTGCCCCTCGTCGCGCTCGCTGAGAGCTACGACCTGCGTGATGCGACCGATGCCGCCTTCCGCGCGGCGGGCCTGACACCCTCTCCTGTGGTCGAGGGGGCCGAGATGGATGCCGTGCTGCGATTCGTGGAACGGGGGATCGGTGTCGCGGTCGTCCCCGCAACCGTGCCCGTCGACCGCCCGTCGCTCCGTGCCACCCGCCTCACGGACCCGCAGCTGGAGCGGACGATCGTGATCGCCCACCGCAACGACGTGAACCCCACGCGTGCGGCGGCGGCCATGCGCACGGTGATCGCGCGGACCGCGCGTGAGCTCGCTGCGCGCTCGCCGGAGACCCTGCATCTCGTGGATGAGCAGGCGGTCATCTCCCCGCCCGCTCCGTGA
- a CDS encoding FUSC family protein: MSLFAFAPSRGPRWQLGVQAAIGMAVPIAVMTLIGQPTLGFIAGSGAFTVLFAGAAPVVERARVLPLVGAGLLICATLGALAGANLWLTSIGIIGVATATAALAFGFRLGPPGPLFFVLVFGLSGQIVGQGVIAPLGYVSAIAAGCLFSYLVALSPLAIRRVRAREPRPLREILPGPSFDDASRLLLLRVIIVAVLGVLIGVIVDPHRSYWIVGAAVAVIGVAADRRAAFQRGLHRMLGTVVGVGVYALLVLLHPSGLWIALLLGVMQFSIELVVVRHYAIALMIITPLVLLLTGAATGQIGAMDVALERVVDTVVGAALGAASGVLHPRASAGSQRN, from the coding sequence GTGAGCCTGTTCGCCTTCGCCCCGTCCCGCGGCCCCCGCTGGCAACTGGGCGTGCAGGCCGCGATCGGCATGGCCGTCCCGATCGCCGTCATGACGCTGATCGGCCAGCCGACGCTCGGCTTCATCGCCGGGTCGGGCGCCTTCACCGTCCTGTTCGCCGGAGCCGCCCCTGTCGTCGAACGCGCGAGGGTCCTCCCGCTGGTCGGGGCGGGGCTGCTCATCTGCGCGACGCTGGGTGCACTCGCCGGGGCGAACCTGTGGCTGACCAGCATCGGCATCATCGGGGTCGCGACCGCGACGGCCGCGCTCGCCTTCGGGTTCCGCCTCGGTCCGCCTGGGCCCCTGTTCTTCGTGCTCGTCTTCGGACTGTCCGGGCAGATCGTCGGCCAGGGAGTCATCGCTCCCCTCGGCTACGTGTCGGCGATCGCCGCCGGATGCCTGTTCTCCTACCTCGTCGCGCTCTCGCCGTTGGCGATCAGGCGCGTCCGCGCGCGGGAGCCGCGGCCGCTGCGGGAGATTCTTCCCGGCCCCTCATTCGACGACGCTTCCCGCCTGCTGCTTCTGCGGGTCATCATTGTCGCCGTTCTCGGCGTGCTGATCGGAGTGATCGTCGACCCGCACCGCAGCTACTGGATCGTCGGGGCGGCCGTCGCCGTGATCGGCGTCGCCGCGGATCGCCGGGCCGCGTTCCAACGCGGACTGCACCGGATGCTGGGAACGGTCGTCGGCGTCGGCGTGTACGCGCTGCTCGTGCTCCTCCACCCGTCGGGTCTCTGGATCGCTCTGCTGCTGGGCGTCATGCAGTTCTCGATCGAGCTGGTCGTGGTGCGCCACTACGCGATCGCACTGATGATCATCACGCCGCTCGTCCTGCTGCTCACCGGCGCCGCCACCGGACAGATCGGGGCGATGGACGTCGCCCTGGAGCGGGTCGTGGACACCGTCGTCGGCGCTGCGCTCGGCGCCGCATCCGGGGTGCTGCACCCGCGAGCGAGTGCCGGCTCGCAGAGGAACTGA
- a CDS encoding M20/M25/M40 family metallo-hydrolase — protein MSTETARPGIAERLSRMIRLPTVSAEVDERGMAPFDEFVALIAELYPLTHTRLTLERHTDFGLLFHWRGRSDSAPLVLMAHYDVVPVDESDAWTHPPFAGVIADGRVHGRGALDDKGPLIVILEAVENLLAEGFTPARDVYLSFGGNEETFGAAAAEIAQSLQQRGVVPWMVIDEGGAVVDAPLSFVQGRAAMIGVGEKGVLTLKLTARGDGGHASAPPTLTAVRRIARAVERLGPTTFRPRTPRAISRMLSQFSAQATGASRFLLRLLAAVPPLTARVFAVLGGESAAMVRTTVAPTMQSGGTAANVIPSQASATINLRIALGESVDSAVARVRRRIRDPLVSLEVVEGIDPSPESPTDNAQFALIGEALEAAFPGVRPVPYVMMAATDSRHFHRFTPAVYRFAPLEMSNAQRAAIHGVDESVEIATLERGEKFHRSLLQRLTHAS, from the coding sequence GTGAGTACTGAGACGGCCAGGCCTGGCATCGCCGAGAGGCTGTCCCGCATGATCCGGTTGCCGACCGTGTCGGCCGAGGTCGACGAGCGCGGCATGGCACCGTTCGACGAGTTCGTCGCGCTCATCGCCGAGTTGTATCCGCTCACGCACACGCGACTGACGCTGGAGCGCCACACCGACTTCGGCCTGCTGTTCCACTGGCGCGGACGTTCCGATTCCGCGCCCCTCGTGCTCATGGCGCACTACGACGTCGTCCCCGTCGACGAGTCCGACGCATGGACGCATCCGCCGTTCGCCGGGGTGATCGCCGACGGACGGGTCCACGGGCGCGGTGCCCTCGACGACAAGGGCCCGCTGATCGTCATACTCGAGGCGGTGGAGAACCTCCTCGCCGAGGGCTTCACGCCGGCGCGCGACGTCTACCTGTCGTTCGGCGGCAACGAGGAGACGTTCGGCGCCGCCGCTGCCGAGATCGCGCAGTCCCTCCAGCAGCGCGGGGTCGTGCCGTGGATGGTCATCGACGAGGGTGGGGCGGTCGTGGACGCGCCGCTGTCGTTCGTCCAGGGCAGAGCGGCGATGATCGGCGTCGGCGAGAAGGGCGTGCTGACTCTCAAGCTCACGGCGCGCGGCGACGGCGGTCATGCCTCCGCGCCGCCGACGCTCACAGCCGTGCGCAGGATCGCACGGGCGGTCGAGCGGCTGGGGCCGACGACGTTCCGGCCTCGCACACCGAGGGCGATCTCGCGGATGCTGTCGCAGTTCTCCGCGCAGGCGACCGGAGCCTCGCGGTTTCTGCTGAGACTGCTCGCCGCCGTGCCACCGCTCACTGCCAGAGTGTTCGCGGTGCTGGGCGGGGAGTCTGCGGCGATGGTCCGCACCACGGTGGCGCCGACGATGCAGTCCGGCGGGACGGCGGCGAACGTCATCCCCTCCCAGGCATCCGCCACGATCAATCTGCGCATCGCGCTGGGAGAGAGCGTCGATTCGGCAGTGGCGCGCGTACGTCGCCGCATTCGTGATCCGCTCGTCTCCCTCGAAGTGGTCGAGGGCATCGATCCGTCTCCGGAGTCTCCCACCGACAACGCGCAGTTCGCGCTGATCGGCGAGGCACTCGAGGCCGCGTTCCCCGGTGTGCGGCCCGTCCCGTACGTGATGATGGCGGCGACGGACTCGCGCCACTTCCACCGGTTCACCCCGGCGGTGTACCGCTTCGCACCGCTCGAGATGTCCAATGCTCAGCGCGCGGCGATCCACGGCGTCGACGAGAGCGTCGAGATCGCGACGCTCGAGCGAGGCGAGAAGTTCCACCGATCGTTGCTGCAGCGCCTCACCCATGCGTCGTGA
- a CDS encoding MFS transporter, whose amino-acid sequence MPRTRTATLGALAAVVGFLAFVEFTSGVLQGYYTPMLSDIARHLQIHDADVNWFEGTQLMLSALVVPAFAKLGDMVGHKRMLLISTALTAAAALALPFTDSFWVFLVAWTLMGFYVVWLPLEIALIWSRSRRMEGRSIITARAAGLLVAALETGAIVGALAGGALVDALPLTVVLLVPALLIVVCFFVILFGVKESPDSTGGLLDIGGLSLISVALICFTGGLSLLRLEGGLVNPWSWAVVVLGLVLIVPFVMWELRHDDPLIDVRMFRSPALGPVFLTAGLFGVSVLGAQAPLSTFARTDPDVYGYGLGTTGFATSLIIGIYLIGMIVGALLFPVISRLTTPRLTLIGASGLVALGFLLFLPLHGSYLQVVVNMVIVGVGSGALVAALPAAAASAAPETQTGVATGLTNSVKTVGGAIASCVFGIALLQGVASSAGATDSTAGSLEGYMTVWVVCGATALAAAVLLLFVPSQAFTDRVDAAIAHPAPSV is encoded by the coding sequence ATGCCCCGTACCCGCACCGCGACCCTCGGCGCGCTCGCCGCCGTCGTCGGCTTCCTCGCGTTCGTCGAGTTCACCAGCGGCGTGCTGCAGGGGTACTACACGCCGATGCTCTCCGACATCGCGCGCCACCTGCAGATCCACGACGCCGACGTGAACTGGTTCGAGGGGACGCAGCTCATGCTGTCCGCGCTCGTCGTGCCGGCGTTCGCGAAGCTCGGCGACATGGTCGGCCACAAGCGGATGCTCCTGATCTCCACCGCGCTCACCGCAGCCGCGGCACTCGCCCTGCCGTTCACGGACTCGTTCTGGGTGTTCCTCGTCGCGTGGACGCTGATGGGCTTCTACGTCGTCTGGCTGCCGCTCGAGATCGCCCTCATCTGGTCGCGCTCGCGTCGGATGGAGGGGCGGTCGATCATCACCGCTCGTGCGGCCGGCCTCCTCGTCGCCGCGCTCGAGACGGGCGCGATCGTCGGTGCGCTCGCCGGCGGGGCGCTCGTCGACGCACTGCCGCTGACGGTCGTGCTGCTGGTGCCTGCACTGCTGATCGTCGTGTGCTTCTTCGTCATCCTGTTCGGGGTGAAGGAGTCCCCGGACTCCACCGGCGGTCTCCTCGACATCGGGGGTCTCTCGCTCATCTCGGTGGCGCTGATCTGCTTCACCGGTGGCCTCAGCCTTCTGCGCCTCGAGGGCGGGCTGGTCAACCCGTGGTCGTGGGCCGTCGTCGTGCTCGGGCTCGTGCTGATCGTGCCGTTCGTCATGTGGGAACTGCGTCACGACGACCCGCTGATCGACGTGCGGATGTTCCGTTCGCCCGCACTGGGGCCGGTGTTCCTCACCGCCGGGCTGTTCGGGGTCAGCGTGCTCGGTGCGCAGGCGCCGCTGTCGACCTTCGCCCGCACAGATCCCGACGTGTACGGCTACGGACTCGGCACCACGGGGTTCGCCACGTCGCTCATCATCGGCATTTACCTGATCGGCATGATCGTCGGCGCGCTGCTGTTCCCCGTGATCTCGCGCTTGACGACACCGCGGCTCACCCTCATCGGAGCGTCAGGCCTGGTCGCGCTCGGGTTCCTGCTGTTCCTCCCGCTGCACGGGTCGTACCTGCAGGTGGTCGTGAACATGGTGATCGTCGGCGTCGGATCCGGCGCGCTCGTTGCCGCGCTCCCTGCGGCAGCGGCATCCGCCGCACCAGAGACGCAGACCGGCGTCGCGACCGGCCTGACGAACTCGGTCAAGACCGTGGGAGGCGCGATCGCCTCGTGCGTGTTCGGCATCGCCCTGTTGCAGGGGGTCGCGTCGAGCGCCGGTGCGACCGATAGCACTGCGGGGTCGCTGGAGGGCTACATGACGGTGTGGGTCGTCTGCGGCGCAACGGCGCTCGCGGCCGCTGTGCTCTTGCTGTTCGTCCCGTCGCAGGCGTTCACCGATCGCGTCGATGCCGCGATCGCGCACCCTGCTCCGTCGGTGTGA
- a CDS encoding siderophore-interacting protein: MTDPKSSFALERRRLDLQFRVVTLTAREQLAPDYVRVRLEGDDLYGFTSLGSDDHMRLFFPDEMPETIEELRAAPSREYTPLVWGENWLEVEFAIHGDEGVAARWAATAPIGAQIGVGGPRGSAVLTGTPGSWFLAGDETAIPAIRRFSALMGDQPARIAVEVRGSDDEVAIEAPVKVEWLHRGDAPAGSALIAFLDRLDASDAVGADPFVFIAAEQSVVSPGRALLARWGIPTDRAVVKGYWKRGTAEYHAPH; this comes from the coding sequence ATGACCGATCCGAAATCCTCCTTCGCCCTGGAGCGTCGTCGCCTCGATCTCCAGTTCCGCGTCGTGACGCTCACGGCGCGGGAGCAGCTCGCGCCCGACTACGTACGCGTCCGACTCGAGGGCGACGACCTCTACGGCTTCACCTCACTCGGCAGTGACGACCACATGCGGCTGTTCTTCCCTGATGAGATGCCGGAAACGATCGAGGAGCTCCGTGCGGCACCGAGCCGCGAGTACACGCCCCTCGTGTGGGGCGAGAACTGGCTGGAGGTCGAATTCGCGATCCATGGTGACGAGGGCGTGGCAGCGCGGTGGGCGGCGACAGCGCCCATCGGGGCGCAGATCGGCGTCGGTGGCCCCCGCGGCTCCGCCGTGCTGACCGGCACACCGGGCTCCTGGTTCCTCGCGGGCGATGAGACGGCGATTCCGGCGATCCGCCGCTTCTCGGCGCTCATGGGTGATCAGCCGGCGCGCATCGCGGTCGAGGTGCGCGGCTCGGACGATGAGGTCGCGATCGAGGCTCCGGTGAAGGTGGAGTGGCTGCATCGCGGCGATGCCCCGGCGGGATCCGCCCTGATCGCGTTCCTCGATCGGCTCGACGCATCGGATGCCGTGGGTGCCGACCCCTTCGTGTTCATCGCCGCCGAGCAGTCCGTCGTCTCCCCCGGCCGTGCACTGCTCGCTCGATGGGGCATCCCGACCGATCGCGCCGTCGTGAAGGGCTACTGGAAGCGCGGCACGGCCGAGTACCACGCCCCGCACTGA
- a CDS encoding siderophore ABC transporter substrate-binding protein produces MSSRRSLAAASAVLVSALAVAGCASTPAAEQEQPTSAARDTVTIEDNNGEHTIDLPLTSVVATDNRTFETLDSWGIELSAAAVALMPNTISYTEDSSIIDLGSHREPNLEAIVAVEPDLIINGQRFAQFHDDFVTYAPDAVVLELDPRDGEPFDEELKRQTTVLGEIFGKQAEAKELTDALDEAIARVKAAYDDSETVMAVTTSGGQIGYIAPTVGRTLGPVFDFAGLTPALEVADASDDHQGDDIAVEAIADSDPDWILVMDRDAAVGADDPNYAPAADILENSEALANVTAIAEGNIVYMPADTYTNEGIQTYTEFLNAFADALDARK; encoded by the coding sequence ATGTCATCGCGCCGTTCGCTGGCCGCAGCATCCGCCGTCCTCGTCTCCGCTCTCGCCGTCGCAGGATGTGCGTCGACTCCCGCCGCAGAGCAGGAACAGCCGACCTCCGCCGCACGGGACACGGTCACGATCGAGGACAACAACGGCGAGCACACGATCGACCTGCCGCTCACTTCGGTCGTCGCGACGGACAACCGCACCTTCGAGACGCTCGACTCCTGGGGCATCGAGCTCTCGGCGGCCGCCGTGGCCCTCATGCCCAACACGATCTCCTACACCGAGGACTCCTCGATCATCGACCTCGGCAGCCACCGGGAACCGAACCTCGAGGCCATCGTGGCCGTCGAGCCCGACCTCATCATCAACGGCCAGCGCTTCGCGCAGTTCCATGACGACTTCGTCACGTACGCGCCGGATGCCGTCGTGCTCGAACTCGATCCCCGCGACGGGGAGCCCTTCGATGAGGAGCTCAAGCGCCAGACGACGGTTCTCGGCGAGATCTTCGGCAAGCAGGCCGAGGCGAAGGAGCTCACCGACGCGCTCGACGAGGCCATCGCACGGGTGAAGGCCGCCTACGACGACAGCGAGACGGTCATGGCCGTCACCACGTCGGGCGGACAGATCGGCTACATCGCGCCGACCGTCGGTCGCACGCTCGGCCCGGTGTTCGACTTCGCAGGACTCACCCCCGCACTCGAAGTGGCCGACGCCAGCGACGACCACCAGGGAGACGACATCGCGGTCGAGGCGATCGCCGACTCCGACCCGGACTGGATCCTCGTGATGGACCGCGACGCGGCCGTCGGTGCGGATGACCCGAACTACGCACCCGCCGCCGACATCCTCGAGAACTCCGAGGCCCTCGCGAACGTCACCGCCATCGCCGAGGGGAACATCGTCTACATGCCTGCGGACACCTACACGAACGAGGGCATCCAGACCTACACCGAGTTCCTCAACGCGTTCGCCGACGCACTCGACGCACGCAAGTGA
- a CDS encoding ABC transporter permease translates to MTRTGTPLPAAADTPRTRGRLFDPALLIGIAVVALLLVASLFVGVYDVFGADDGAQMFAITRIPRTVALMLAGAAMAMSGLVMQLLTQNRFVEPTTTGTTEWAGLGLLAVMILAPTAGIVPKMVGAVIAAFVGTMVFFLFLRRVSLRSSLIVPIVGIMLGAVVGSVTTFIALETDTLQSLGVWFAGSFTSVLRGQYEALWIVAIVGVVIFIVADRFTVAGLGEEISTNVGLNYHRVVLLGTGLIAVATGVVTVIVGNLPFLGLIVPNIVSMIRGDDLRSNLPWVCLLGIAIVTVCDIIGRTIIMPFEVPVSLILGVVGAVVFIALLLKQRRRA, encoded by the coding sequence ATGACCCGGACCGGTACGCCGCTGCCCGCGGCCGCAGACACCCCTCGCACCCGGGGGCGACTGTTCGACCCCGCGCTGCTGATCGGCATCGCGGTCGTCGCGCTGCTGCTCGTCGCCTCGCTGTTCGTCGGCGTCTACGACGTCTTCGGCGCCGACGACGGCGCGCAGATGTTCGCCATCACCCGCATCCCCCGTACCGTCGCGCTCATGCTCGCCGGAGCGGCCATGGCCATGTCGGGCCTCGTCATGCAGCTGCTCACGCAGAACCGCTTCGTCGAGCCGACGACGACGGGGACGACGGAATGGGCGGGCCTCGGCCTGCTCGCGGTGATGATCCTCGCCCCCACAGCGGGCATCGTTCCCAAGATGGTCGGAGCGGTCATCGCCGCATTCGTCGGCACCATGGTCTTCTTCCTGTTCCTGCGGCGCGTGTCGCTGCGGTCCTCACTGATCGTGCCCATCGTCGGCATCATGCTCGGCGCCGTCGTCGGTTCCGTCACGACGTTCATCGCGCTGGAGACCGACACGCTGCAGAGCCTCGGCGTCTGGTTCGCCGGCAGCTTCACATCCGTCCTGCGCGGACAGTACGAGGCGCTGTGGATCGTCGCCATCGTCGGCGTGGTCATCTTCATCGTCGCCGACCGGTTCACCGTCGCCGGACTCGGTGAGGAGATCTCGACGAACGTGGGCCTGAACTACCACCGGGTCGTCCTGCTGGGCACCGGCCTCATCGCGGTCGCGACCGGTGTGGTCACCGTGATCGTCGGGAACCTCCCCTTCCTGGGGCTCATCGTCCCCAACATCGTCTCGATGATCCGCGGCGACGACCTGCGCAGCAACCTGCCGTGGGTGTGCCTGCTGGGCATCGCGATCGTCACGGTCTGCGACATCATCGGTCGCACGATCATCATGCCCTTCGAGGTGCCGGTGTCGCTCATCCTCGGCGTCGTCGGCGCCGTGGTCTTCATCGCCCTTCTGTTGAAGCAGCGCCGTCGTGCTTAG
- a CDS encoding iron chelate uptake ABC transporter family permease subunit, whose protein sequence is MLRSETRRSLPARPASERRAGALPTRAARRKYIVVLSILIVLAVGFAVGLLAWDNPMPAGSEGFWRIAQMRGTSIVVMALVAFCQAIATVSFQTVTENRIITPSIMGFEALYMAVQTAGVYFFGIAGLVALQGNAQFVLQIVIMVGLSVLLYGWLLSGRYANLQVMLLIGIIIGGGLGSVSAFMQRLLTPSEFDVLTAQMFGSVSNADPDQLPIAIPLALTAGILLWSNTRRLNVLAMGKDITAGLGIHHRRELIRTLVLVSVLMAVSTALVGPMTFLGFLVATLAYQFADTYDHRLIFPIAVLTGFVVLAGAYFVMKNLFYAQGVVSIIIELVGGTLFLIVILRKGRL, encoded by the coding sequence GTGCTTAGGTCGGAGACACGCCGCAGCCTGCCGGCCCGTCCGGCGTCGGAGCGGCGCGCGGGCGCCCTTCCGACGCGGGCGGCGCGGCGGAAGTACATCGTCGTCCTCAGCATCCTCATCGTGCTCGCCGTCGGCTTCGCCGTCGGGCTTCTCGCGTGGGACAACCCGATGCCCGCCGGCTCCGAGGGCTTCTGGCGGATCGCGCAGATGCGCGGCACGAGCATCGTCGTCATGGCGCTGGTCGCCTTCTGCCAGGCGATCGCCACGGTGAGCTTCCAGACGGTCACGGAGAACCGGATCATCACCCCGTCGATCATGGGCTTCGAGGCCCTCTACATGGCCGTGCAGACGGCAGGTGTGTACTTCTTCGGAATCGCCGGCCTCGTGGCGCTGCAGGGCAACGCGCAGTTCGTGCTGCAGATCGTCATCATGGTGGGTCTGTCCGTCCTGCTGTACGGCTGGTTGCTGTCCGGTCGCTACGCGAACCTGCAGGTCATGCTGCTCATCGGGATCATCATCGGCGGCGGGCTCGGATCCGTCTCCGCCTTCATGCAGCGGCTGCTGACGCCGAGTGAGTTCGACGTGCTCACGGCGCAGATGTTCGGGAGCGTGTCCAACGCCGATCCCGATCAGCTCCCCATCGCCATTCCGCTCGCGCTGACCGCCGGCATCCTGTTGTGGTCGAACACCCGCCGGCTCAACGTCCTCGCCATGGGCAAGGACATCACCGCCGGCCTCGGCATCCACCACCGTCGCGAGCTGATCCGCACGCTCGTGCTCGTCTCGGTGCTCATGGCCGTCTCGACGGCTCTGGTCGGACCGATGACGTTCCTCGGCTTCCTCGTGGCGACGCTGGCCTACCAGTTCGCCGACACCTACGACCACCGCCTCATCTTCCCGATCGCGGTCTTGACCGGCTTCGTCGTGCTCGCCGGGGCCTACTTCGTCATGAAGAACCTGTTCTACGCGCAGGGCGTCGTCTCGATCATCATCGAGCTCGTCGGCGGGACGCTCTTCCTCATCGTCATCCTCAGAAAGGGCAGGCTGTGA